One genomic region from Sulfurimonas sp. encodes:
- a CDS encoding TatD family hydrolase: MIIDTHIHLDDDRYKEDLEKLLDRAREAGVKRFIIPGADPRTLKRAIDIAEAHNDVYFAVGVHPYDMESFDKLDFEMYVSHEKCVAIGECGLDYYRLEGSDSEKESEKQRQQKVFISQIELAKKYKKPLIIHIRDASRDSKKILLDSNAKEVGGVLHCYNADEELLSLANQDFYFGIGGVVTFKNAKKLVNVLPKIPLEKLLIETDGPYLTPMPHRGERNEPFYTTFIVDKISSILELPIKKIKDITTQNAQKLFALR, translated from the coding sequence ATGATAATAGATACGCATATCCACCTTGATGACGACAGATATAAAGAGGACTTAGAAAAGCTTCTAGATAGAGCAAGAGAAGCTGGAGTAAAGAGGTTTATAATCCCTGGAGCAGATCCAAGAACTCTTAAAAGAGCCATAGATATTGCCGAAGCACATAATGATGTTTATTTTGCAGTTGGTGTTCACCCTTACGATATGGAGTCTTTTGATAAGCTTGATTTTGAAATGTATGTGAGTCATGAAAAATGTGTGGCTATTGGTGAGTGTGGACTTGATTATTATAGACTTGAAGGTAGTGATAGTGAAAAAGAGAGTGAGAAGCAAAGACAACAAAAGGTTTTTATATCACAAATAGAGTTGGCAAAAAAATATAAAAAGCCTTTGATTATTCACATAAGAGATGCTTCGAGGGATTCAAAAAAAATACTCCTAGATTCTAATGCAAAGGAAGTAGGAGGGGTCCTTCATTGTTATAATGCAGATGAAGAGTTGCTAAGCTTGGCAAATCAAGATTTTTATTTTGGCATTGGAGGTGTAGTTACCTTTAAAAATGCAAAAAAACTAGTAAATGTGTTACCTAAGATTCCTTTAGAAAAATTACTTATCGAAACAGATGGACCATACTTGACTCCAATGCCTCATAGAGGCGAGAGAAACGAACCATTTTATACTACTTTTATAGTAGATAAAATATCTTCTATTTTAGAGCTACCTATCAAGAAAATCAAAGATATAACAACGCAAAATGCCCAAAAACTCTTTGCTTTACGGTAA
- a CDS encoding lytic transglycosylase domain-containing protein produces MIRYFLLLLLPIFLSASLTFSVNHNKEVALLESFDIEPSFIYDPIMNKMRNKKTSIHKDKHFFKAMDDAYTFIPAIKRILTEHNVPAEFLYLAMAESNFSTRAYSKKRASGLWQFMPKTGKRYGLKIDEYVDERRDLIKSTEAAAKYLTHLHKRFGKWYLAAIAYNCGGGRLSKAIKRAKSDELSILLNPRKKYIPRESRFYIRKIIALAMVGQDEEFLMNSEYEHLLNRANAYSISTIKLPSGESLRRVSKIVGIPLSELKKLNRHLKYDFVPPYSKTYDVYIPYVKLSEFKKKYHPEPIQNIYKIHVVRSGDNLSTIGRRYGVSYRVIMDFNKLKHSRLRLKQKLIIPIDSRKKLKRVNTRHYYMVKKGDTLESISKAYRVSIASLKNQNHLKSSLIRVGDRLKVNE; encoded by the coding sequence ATGATTAGATATTTTTTACTACTACTTTTACCAATTTTTCTTAGTGCTAGTTTAACCTTTAGCGTTAACCATAACAAAGAAGTTGCTCTCCTAGAGTCTTTTGATATTGAACCATCTTTTATTTACGACCCAATTATGAATAAAATGAGAAATAAAAAAACCTCTATTCATAAAGACAAGCATTTCTTTAAAGCGATGGACGATGCTTACACTTTTATACCTGCAATTAAAAGAATTTTAACAGAGCATAATGTTCCTGCTGAATTTTTATATCTTGCAATGGCAGAATCAAATTTCTCAACTAGAGCGTATTCAAAAAAGAGAGCTTCTGGACTTTGGCAGTTTATGCCTAAAACAGGAAAGCGATATGGACTTAAAATAGATGAGTATGTTGATGAAAGAAGAGATCTTATTAAGTCCACTGAAGCAGCGGCAAAATACTTAACACATCTTCATAAAAGATTTGGTAAGTGGTACTTAGCGGCAATAGCTTATAACTGTGGTGGCGGGCGACTTAGTAAGGCGATAAAAAGAGCAAAGAGTGATGAGCTCTCTATTTTGCTTAATCCAAGAAAAAAATATATTCCTAGAGAAAGTAGGTTTTATATACGAAAAATCATTGCTCTTGCTATGGTCGGGCAAGATGAAGAGTTTTTGATGAATAGCGAGTATGAGCATCTACTAAACCGAGCAAATGCTTATTCTATCTCAACAATTAAACTACCTAGTGGTGAATCTTTGAGAAGAGTTTCAAAAATAGTTGGTATTCCTTTAAGTGAATTGAAAAAATTAAATAGACACCTAAAGTATGATTTTGTACCTCCTTATTCGAAAACTTACGATGTTTATATTCCTTATGTGAAATTAAGTGAGTTCAAGAAAAAATATCATCCTGAACCTATACAAAATATATATAAAATTCATGTTGTCAGAAGTGGAGATAATCTATCAACCATAGGAAGAAGATATGGCGTTTCATATAGGGTTATTATGGATTTTAACAAGCTTAAACATTCAAGATTGCGATTGAAGCAAAAACTTATAATTCCTATCGATAGTAGAAAAAAACTTAAAAGAGTAAATACAAGACACTACTATATGGTAAAAAAAGGAGATACTTTAGAGTCGATTTCAAAAGCATACAGAGTAAGTATTGCAAGTCTAAAGAATCAAAACCATTTAAAAAGCAGTCTTATAAGAGTTGGCGATAGGTTAAAAGTTAATGAGTAG
- a CDS encoding septal ring lytic transglycosylase RlpA family protein has protein sequence MSRFLSIILIISVIFFTACSTRGKRVYSNTPYSAPKSYSSNKSNYSSSVSNKNYSHPTMRPYVIRGIRYYPTVVSVGDRFSGRASWYGPDFHGKHTSNGERYNMYDMTAAHKTLPMNTIVKVTNQSNGLSIIVRINDRGPFINTRIIDLSKSGASKINMIATGTAPVELEILGFEVKGKKRIPTRKELKKSPQRKSISGFAIQIASFSNIDGALKTQEAFDKKDGYSTVIKDIQTENGRAFKVWLKGFKSEQEARDYKAQGHFKNAFIVREE, from the coding sequence ATGAGTAGATTTCTTTCTATTATTTTAATCATTTCTGTTATTTTTTTCACTGCTTGTAGCACAAGAGGCAAGAGGGTCTATAGTAACACGCCTTATAGTGCACCAAAATCATACTCATCTAACAAAAGTAATTATAGTTCATCAGTTAGCAATAAAAACTATTCTCATCCAACAATGAGACCTTATGTTATCAGAGGTATTAGATATTATCCAACAGTTGTTAGTGTTGGAGATAGATTTAGTGGACGCGCTAGTTGGTATGGTCCAGATTTTCATGGCAAGCATACTTCAAATGGTGAAAGATACAATATGTACGACATGACAGCGGCACACAAGACTTTACCTATGAATACTATTGTAAAGGTTACAAATCAGAGTAATGGTTTAAGTATTATAGTTAGAATAAATGATAGAGGACCTTTTATAAATACTAGAATTATAGATTTATCTAAAAGTGGTGCAAGTAAAATTAATATGATTGCGACAGGAACAGCTCCTGTTGAACTCGAAATTTTAGGCTTTGAAGTTAAAGGTAAAAAAAGAATTCCTACAAGAAAAGAGTTAAAGAAATCTCCTCAAAGAAAATCTATTTCTGGCTTTGCTATTCAAATAGCTTCTTTTTCAAATATAGATGGAGCTTTAAAAACTCAAGAGGCTTTTGATAAAAAAGATGGTTACTCAACAGTTATAAAAGATATACAAACAGAAAATGGCAGGGCTTTTAAAGTTTGGTTAAAAGGCTTTAAGAGTGAACAAGAAGCAAGAGATTATAAAGCACAAGGGCATTTTAAAAATGCATTCATAGTAAGAGAGGAATAA
- the hisB gene encoding imidazoleglycerol-phosphate dehydratase HisB: MINKTRKTKETNIEISLKLNGEGKSNIDTGVGFFDHMLESFSKHSLIDLDIKCKGDTHIDDHHSVEDVGIVLGSLLAEALYPVKNVERFGSANIVMDEACVTCDLDLSNRPFLVYESPVIGKIGNFDSELVEEFFRAFVLNARITTHIITLRGKNKHHIVEASFKALAVAIRRATTKNERVGIPSTKDVL, encoded by the coding sequence ATGATAAATAAAACGAGAAAAACAAAAGAAACCAATATTGAAATTTCTTTAAAGTTAAATGGAGAGGGAAAAAGTAACATCGACACAGGCGTAGGTTTTTTTGACCATATGCTTGAGAGTTTTTCTAAGCACTCTTTGATTGATTTAGATATAAAATGTAAAGGTGACACTCACATAGATGACCACCATAGCGTCGAAGATGTTGGTATAGTTCTAGGTAGTTTACTTGCCGAGGCTTTGTATCCTGTAAAAAATGTGGAGAGATTTGGAAGTGCAAATATTGTTATGGACGAAGCTTGTGTAACTTGTGATTTAGATTTAAGCAATAGACCTTTTTTGGTTTATGAATCTCCAGTTATTGGTAAAATTGGTAATTTTGACAGTGAGCTTGTAGAAGAATTTTTTAGAGCCTTTGTTTTAAACGCTAGAATTACAACGCATATCATAACTCTCAGAGGCAAAAATAAACATCACATAGTTGAAGCATCGTTTAAAGCCCTAGCAGTTGCTATTCGTCGTGCTACAACAAAAAATGAAAGAGTTGGTATTCCTAGCACAAAAGATGTTTTATGA
- a CDS encoding KdsC family phosphatase: MIKLIVLDVDGCLSDGKLTYSADAIESKNFNVKDGLGITTWIKIGNKVAIITGRDSKIVKKRSDELGIQHLYQGIKDKDRVLKELINSLGLKYYEVAAIGDDLNDYNMLSAVGRSFTPNDGVKEIKEIANKVLTCKGGSGAVREMIDMLVDDNNQREDFMKVWL, from the coding sequence ATGATAAAGCTAATTGTTTTAGATGTAGATGGTTGTCTTAGTGATGGCAAACTAACATATTCAGCAGATGCCATTGAGAGTAAAAACTTTAATGTAAAAGACGGTCTAGGTATTACCACTTGGATTAAGATTGGAAATAAAGTTGCGATTATCACAGGAAGGGATTCTAAGATAGTAAAAAAACGCTCTGATGAACTTGGCATACAGCATCTATATCAAGGTATAAAAGATAAAGATAGAGTCTTAAAAGAACTAATAAACTCTCTTGGTTTGAAATATTATGAAGTTGCTGCTATTGGTGATGACTTAAATGATTATAATATGCTAAGTGCAGTAGGAAGAAGTTTCACGCCAAATGATGGAGTAAAAGAGATAAAAGAGATAGCAAATAAAGTTTTAACTTGCAAGGGTGGTAGCGGTGCTGTTAGAGAGATGATAGATATGCTCGTTGATGACAATAATCAAAGAGAAGATTTTATGAAAGTCTGGCTATAA
- the lptC gene encoding LPS export ABC transporter periplasmic protein LptC, producing the protein MNINIFFLTISAGLLMIFVGFKPLDIKEQEFVDVPLFKLVSFTLHEFDNKGLVTLMKGSQGIRYKDRYKVLDIDYTDNSKEYIANMRADEGLYKDIDDSVDLKGNVFYNREDGLIFQTDEATYSKKTHIAKTKAEYVMYRGLNKATGTKLVYNNKSNQIKSKNITINYKLKEKK; encoded by the coding sequence TTGAATATAAATATATTTTTCTTAACAATATCAGCAGGATTATTAATGATATTTGTTGGCTTTAAGCCTTTGGATATCAAAGAGCAAGAGTTTGTTGATGTGCCTCTTTTTAAGCTTGTGTCGTTTACTCTCCATGAGTTTGACAACAAAGGCTTAGTAACCTTAATGAAAGGTTCACAAGGGATAAGATATAAAGATAGATATAAGGTTCTTGATATCGACTATACGGATAATTCAAAAGAATATATCGCGAATATGCGTGCGGATGAGGGACTTTATAAAGATATAGATGATAGTGTTGATTTAAAAGGTAATGTGTTTTATAATAGAGAAGATGGTTTAATTTTTCAAACAGATGAAGCAACATACAGTAAAAAGACTCATATTGCTAAAACAAAAGCTGAGTATGTTATGTACAGAGGTTTAAATAAAGCAACAGGAACTAAACTAGTGTACAATAATAAATCAAATCAAATTAAATCAAAAAATATTACAATAAACTATAAACTAAAAGAGAAAAAATGA
- the lptA gene encoding lipopolysaccharide transport periplasmic protein LptA, whose amino-acid sequence MNKYLISLMLFLTVSLNAQELKIKANQFNADENKGISIFQGNVNIIKGLDELNATKVTVFTNKKHQPTKFIAIGNVSFVITTKTGSLYRGKAGRAIYMPLIKEYHFFKNVHLKQVDEKKEIIGDEVVLKTIEGKAYAKGARKKPVIMIFKMAPEKEEQK is encoded by the coding sequence ATGAATAAATATTTAATAAGCTTAATGCTTTTCTTGACAGTATCTTTAAATGCCCAAGAGTTAAAGATAAAAGCCAATCAGTTTAATGCTGATGAAAACAAGGGTATTTCAATATTTCAAGGAAATGTTAATATAATAAAAGGCTTAGATGAGCTTAATGCTACAAAAGTTACAGTCTTTACAAATAAAAAACACCAGCCAACAAAATTTATAGCGATAGGTAACGTTTCTTTCGTTATTACAACAAAAACGGGTTCACTATATCGCGGGAAAGCTGGCAGAGCAATTTATATGCCTTTGATAAAAGAGTACCATTTTTTTAAAAATGTTCATTTAAAGCAGGTTGATGAGAAAAAGGAAATTATCGGTGATGAAGTTGTACTTAAAACCATCGAAGGTAAAGCTTACGCTAAAGGTGCAAGAAAAAAACCTGTAATTATGATTTTTAAAATGGCACCAGAAAAAGAGGAACAAAAATGA
- the yihA gene encoding ribosome biogenesis GTP-binding protein YihA/YsxC, with protein MIEIVDSKFITSAPNINGAPDAKEQNEVVFMARSNVGKSSLLNALTNHKGLAKVSSTPGKTRLINYFDVTFIDRENSQKSIAKFVDLPGFGYAKVSKSIKYGWEKNLTDYISGREQIKLFIHLIDCRHPHLDIDTSVSEFLFDNCRENQYILQIFTKIDKLNQKEQNALRKQFPDAMMVSSSKKRGMQKAIKVIYDILHQDSDA; from the coding sequence ATGATAGAGATAGTTGACTCAAAGTTTATAACATCTGCGCCAAATATTAATGGAGCACCAGATGCTAAAGAGCAAAATGAAGTTGTATTTATGGCTCGTTCAAATGTAGGAAAAAGTTCTTTGCTTAATGCCTTAACAAACCACAAAGGTTTAGCTAAAGTGTCTTCTACTCCTGGTAAAACAAGACTTATAAACTACTTTGATGTAACTTTTATAGATAGAGAAAATTCTCAAAAAAGTATTGCAAAATTTGTAGATTTACCAGGGTTTGGTTACGCAAAAGTTTCAAAATCAATCAAATATGGTTGGGAAAAAAATTTAACTGATTACATCTCTGGGCGAGAGCAGATTAAACTTTTTATTCATCTTATTGATTGTAGGCATCCGCATCTAGACATAGATACATCTGTGAGTGAATTTTTATTTGATAATTGTCGTGAAAATCAGTATATTTTGCAAATATTTACAAAAATAGATAAGTTAAACCAAAAAGAACAAAATGCTCTTAGAAAACAATTTCCAGATGCTATGATGGTTTCAAGCTCTAAAAAAAGAGGGATGCAAAAAGCTATTAAGGTCATTTATGATATTTTGCATCAAGACTCAGATGCTTAA
- a CDS encoding N-acetyltransferase has product MLNYQKAQLSDIANMQELVNPEIESGIILNRTNDEVATNIRSYTLCFYDGELIGFCAMHIHTEYLGEIRSLVVKQSARGKKIGEKLVERCLDEAKDLKLQKVLCLTYKQLFFENLGFVEISKDSIPEHKIWADCIKCKHFPVCNEVSLIKTL; this is encoded by the coding sequence ATGCTTAATTACCAAAAAGCACAACTTAGCGATATTGCTAATATGCAAGAGCTTGTTAATCCTGAAATAGAATCAGGAATTATCTTAAACAGAACAAATGATGAAGTTGCTACTAACATAAGGTCTTATACACTTTGTTTTTATGATGGAGAACTTATTGGCTTTTGTGCCATGCATATCCATACCGAGTATTTAGGAGAAATTAGATCGTTAGTGGTTAAACAAAGTGCTAGAGGTAAGAAAATAGGTGAAAAGCTAGTAGAACGATGCCTAGATGAAGCAAAAGATTTAAAACTGCAAAAGGTTTTATGCTTGACATATAAGCAACTATTTTTTGAAAACTTAGGCTTTGTAGAAATTTCCAAAGATTCTATTCCCGAACACAAGATTTGGGCTGACTGTATTAAATGTAAACACTTTCCAGTATGCAACGAAGTATCATTAATCAAAACCCTTTAG
- the mrdA gene encoding penicillin-binding protein 2 — MKIKFILGIFISIWLALIVRIFFLAVESNSYYAKLSLSNTIKSEKIVPVRGEIVDRNNKPIAINKLGFKIQLRPHLRLKKNIKSFNEEIDNLIKLLPILKKEKLIKNYIKKDSYYNHNHIDIVHFISYEDIMPVYSILNLRENIKIVPAPKRHYPYEEVGAHVIGYVSRANKRDIKDDKLLELIGYIGKTGVEKSYNTYLQGTAGLRKIKVNANNQEIQELSHVLAQEDRKLTLSIDIELQKYISSMFDKKAGAVIVMSVDGEILSASSFPEYDLNTFVSGISHKKWKKLSTSLDKPFTNKLINGLYPPGSTIKIGLGLIYITTEIDDKWSVDCRSSMPLGKRVFRCWKKKGHRKTSIKKAIRESCDDFFYKGSLQVGIKKMSEGLLRYGLGQKTGVDLPNEFIGIVPSREWKRKKYNRPWFIGETVNTSIGQGDFLVTPMQIAQFTALMATGKLPTPHFAKMIGDKKFEAISKDVLNEKELKKLPLIQRAMYEVCNYPKGTATQYLSSKVRIAGKTGTAQVVAIMQDVEDRVLEHDMSYYSRSHAWFTSYGPYKNPQFVVMVMVEHGGHGGAAAGKIVSKIYNRLLKLKYIKQ, encoded by the coding sequence ATGAAAATTAAATTTATTCTTGGTATTTTTATATCTATATGGTTAGCACTTATTGTTAGGATTTTTTTTCTTGCAGTAGAGTCAAATAGCTACTACGCAAAACTTTCTCTCTCAAATACTATAAAAAGTGAAAAAATAGTTCCAGTAAGAGGTGAAATAGTAGATAGGAACAATAAGCCAATCGCTATCAATAAACTTGGCTTTAAGATACAACTTCGTCCGCATCTACGCTTAAAAAAGAATATAAAATCTTTTAATGAAGAGATAGATAACCTTATAAAACTTCTTCCTATTTTAAAAAAAGAAAAGCTAATTAAAAATTATATTAAAAAAGATTCTTATTATAATCATAACCATATTGATATTGTTCATTTTATATCGTATGAAGATATTATGCCTGTATATTCGATATTAAATTTAAGAGAAAATATTAAAATAGTTCCAGCTCCTAAGCGACACTATCCATATGAAGAAGTGGGTGCACATGTCATAGGCTATGTATCTCGTGCAAACAAAAGAGATATAAAAGATGACAAACTTTTAGAGCTTATTGGCTACATAGGAAAAACTGGTGTTGAAAAATCGTATAATACATACTTGCAAGGTACAGCGGGACTCAGAAAGATAAAAGTAAACGCTAACAATCAAGAAATACAAGAATTATCTCATGTACTTGCGCAAGAAGATAGAAAATTAACTCTGTCCATAGATATAGAACTTCAAAAATATATATCATCTATGTTTGATAAAAAAGCTGGTGCTGTAATTGTTATGAGCGTAGATGGAGAGATACTATCTGCTAGTAGTTTTCCTGAGTATGATTTAAATACTTTTGTATCTGGCATCTCCCATAAAAAATGGAAAAAATTAAGCACAAGCCTTGATAAACCATTTACAAATAAGCTTATAAATGGACTTTACCCTCCTGGTTCAACAATCAAAATAGGACTAGGCTTAATTTATATTACAACAGAAATTGATGATAAGTGGAGCGTCGATTGTAGGTCCTCCATGCCTTTAGGTAAGCGTGTGTTTAGATGTTGGAAAAAAAAAGGACATAGAAAAACTTCTATAAAAAAAGCAATACGAGAGAGTTGTGATGATTTTTTTTACAAAGGCAGTCTTCAAGTTGGTATAAAAAAAATGAGCGAAGGTTTACTCAGATATGGACTTGGTCAAAAAACAGGTGTTGATTTACCAAATGAGTTTATAGGTATTGTTCCATCTCGTGAGTGGAAAAGAAAAAAATACAATCGTCCTTGGTTTATTGGAGAAACAGTAAATACTTCCATAGGGCAGGGTGATTTTTTAGTAACACCTATGCAAATTGCACAATTTACAGCATTGATGGCAACAGGAAAATTACCTACACCACATTTTGCTAAAATGATTGGAGATAAAAAATTTGAAGCAATATCAAAAGATGTTCTAAATGAAAAAGAGTTAAAAAAATTACCATTGATACAAAGAGCTATGTATGAAGTCTGTAACTATCCAAAAGGTACAGCGACACAATATTTAAGTTCAAAAGTTAGGATTGCTGGTAAAACAGGAACCGCTCAGGTTGTTGCTATTATGCAAGATGTAGAAGATAGGGTTTTAGAGCATGATATGTCTTATTATAGTCGTTCTCATGCTTGGTTTACCTCTTATGGACCATATAAAAATCCTCAGTTCGTAGTTATGGTAATGGTTGAACATGGGGGACATGGTGGAGCAGCAGCAGGTAAAATAGTTTCAAAAATTTACAATAGATTGTTGAAGTTAAAATATATTAAACAATAG
- a CDS encoding calcium/sodium antiporter, whose amino-acid sequence MDFVIFIAAMSALIYGADFIIKESERIALHFNISQFVIGATLIAFGTSLPEMAASMMASSQGKSDMAVANVVGSVIFNITLVLGVVFLVSKKMHPKRNLFAQDSAWVVIPLVVFFIMVQDGVIGRLDGFLYLLLMVSYIVFLFSDSKDDLEGSVDDSLAKEKFLWGKTIILLIIGFMLTIGGASFVIQSGTDIARVFGISEWIIGIFLISLGTSLPELVVSIVAVKKGNAEMSIGNIIGSNVANFSMVLGAASLINPLTVDLITTKFDMLILVGASITLLFILANKLYNKAGAIFLLIILVLFLQNAIV is encoded by the coding sequence ATGGATTTTGTAATTTTTATTGCTGCGATGTCGGCTCTGATTTATGGAGCTGATTTTATAATAAAAGAGTCTGAAAGAATAGCTCTGCATTTTAATATTTCACAGTTTGTTATAGGTGCAACTCTTATAGCATTTGGTACATCTCTACCAGAAATGGCAGCATCTATGATGGCATCTTCACAAGGTAAAAGTGATATGGCAGTTGCAAATGTAGTTGGTAGTGTCATCTTTAATATAACTCTTGTTTTGGGAGTTGTATTTTTAGTCAGTAAAAAAATGCATCCTAAAAGAAATCTCTTTGCTCAAGATAGCGCTTGGGTTGTTATCCCATTAGTTGTATTTTTTATAATGGTGCAAGATGGGGTAATAGGTAGACTTGATGGTTTTTTATATCTTCTTCTTATGGTTTCTTATATTGTTTTTCTATTTAGCGACTCTAAAGATGACCTAGAGGGTTCAGTAGATGATAGTTTGGCAAAAGAAAAATTTCTTTGGGGCAAAACTATTATATTGTTAATCATTGGTTTTATGCTAACTATTGGTGGTGCAAGTTTTGTTATCCAAAGTGGTACAGATATAGCAAGGGTTTTTGGAATTAGTGAGTGGATAATTGGAATCTTTTTAATTTCACTAGGAACTTCGTTGCCTGAGTTAGTTGTTTCTATTGTGGCTGTAAAAAAAGGTAATGCTGAGATGAGCATCGGGAATATCATTGGTTCAAATGTTGCAAATTTTTCTATGGTTTTAGGCGCAGCCTCTCTAATTAATCCACTTACTGTTGATTTAATCACAACAAAATTTGATATGCTTATTCTGGTAGGGGCATCTATAACTCTGTTATTTATTTTAGCAAACAAGCTTTACAACAAAGCAGGAGCAATATTTTTGCTAATCATTTTAGTTTTATTTTTACAAAACGCTATTGTTTAA
- the ybeY gene encoding rRNA maturation RNase YbeY, which produces MIDIDNRTSLKIDESLLNTIATKLTDKDIELLIVDEEEMKNINKLHRNIEKSTDVLSFPYEEMPMSPLGSIVISSFHIETLANKLGHTNNDELNLLFIHGILHLLAYDHEVDNGEMKEEEERLINEFNLPKSLITRIQG; this is translated from the coding sequence ATGATTGACATAGATAACAGAACTTCACTTAAAATAGATGAATCACTTTTAAATACTATCGCCACAAAACTCACAGATAAAGACATCGAGCTACTTATTGTAGATGAAGAGGAAATGAAAAATATTAATAAACTTCATCGCAATATAGAAAAATCAACTGATGTGCTTAGTTTTCCTTATGAAGAGATGCCAATGAGTCCGCTTGGTAGCATTGTCATCTCTTCTTTTCATATAGAAACTTTAGCAAATAAACTAGGTCATACAAATAACGATGAATTAAATTTACTTTTTATTCATGGCATACTTCATCTCTTAGCATACGACCATGAAGTTGATAATGGTGAAATGAAAGAAGAAGAAGAAAGGTTAATTAATGAATTTAATTTACCAAAAAGTTTAATAACAAGAATACAAGGGTAA
- the queC gene encoding 7-cyano-7-deazaguanine synthase QueC, whose amino-acid sequence MNKDNKKALCVMSGGMDSTLSAYMMKKEGYEVIALHFNYAQRTQKKELECFHKICKELNIKEKYILDLDFFSKIGASALTDKKIDVPVDGIEKGVPVTYVPFRNGIFLSMAAAIAEKEGASVISIGVVEEDSSGYPDCRESYIKSMQESINLGTKDETNIEIKMPLVHLKKSQIVQHSLKLNVPLNFTWSCYKNEDKACGVCDSCRLRLNGFKLAGVKDPIDYK is encoded by the coding sequence ATGAATAAAGATAATAAAAAAGCATTATGTGTTATGAGTGGTGGGATGGACTCAACTTTAAGTGCATACATGATGAAAAAAGAGGGTTATGAAGTAATTGCTTTGCATTTTAACTATGCTCAAAGAACACAAAAAAAAGAATTAGAATGTTTTCATAAGATATGTAAAGAGTTAAATATAAAAGAAAAATATATACTTGATTTAGACTTTTTTTCTAAAATAGGTGCTTCTGCTTTGACTGATAAAAAAATCGATGTTCCCGTTGATGGTATAGAAAAGGGTGTCCCAGTAACTTATGTACCCTTTAGAAACGGCATATTTTTAAGCATGGCAGCTGCAATAGCTGAGAAAGAGGGCGCTAGCGTTATTAGCATAGGTGTTGTAGAAGAGGATAGTAGTGGCTATCCTGATTGTAGAGAGTCCTACATAAAAAGTATGCAGGAGTCTATAAATCTAGGTACAAAAGATGAAACAAATATAGAAATAAAAATGCCCTTAGTGCATCTAAAAAAATCACAAATCGTGCAACACTCACTAAAATTAAATGTTCCCCTTAATTTTACTTGGAGTTGTTATAAAAATGAAGATAAGGCTTGTGGAGTTTGTGATAGCTGTAGGCTTAGGCTAAATGGCTTTAAATTAGCTGGAGTTAAAGACCCTATTGATTACAAATAA